The following coding sequences lie in one Oncorhynchus kisutch isolate 150728-3 linkage group LG17, Okis_V2, whole genome shotgun sequence genomic window:
- the crtap gene encoding cartilage-associated protein codes for MATSSTPLISLLLFAVSVTIVFCQYEKYSFRSFPRNELMPLDSAYKYALDQYTGEKWQETVDYLEVSLRLYRLLRDSEAFCNLNCSSVRLDNEEKFTDFPELRVFGNVMKRAQCLKRCKQGLPAFRQTMPSRDTVEEFEKREPYKYLQFAYFKSDNLAKAVSAAHTFLLKHPDDEMMQRNMAYYRTLPGAEEHLTDLETKSYEMLFVRAVRAYNGDNYRTSVSDMELALRDFFKVYDECLAASEGAREVKDFKDFYPSIADHYTEVLERKVRCEAELTPVVGGFIVEKFVATMYHYLQFAYYKLNDLKNAVPCVTSYMLFDPSDEVMKNNVVYYQYHRDKYGLSDEDFLPRSEAVRYLNQTTMQLEMLEFSRQHLASDDEGEVMEFLDEFLDA; via the exons ATGGCAACCTCCAGCACTCCGCTAATCTCTCTGCTTCTATTCGCGGTTTCCGTTACAATAGTCTTCTGCCAATACGAGAAATACAGCTTCCGGAGTTTTCCGCGTAATGAACTAATGCCGCTGGACTCCGCGTATAAATACGCGCTGGACCAGTACACCGGAGAGAAATGGCAGGAGACAGTTGACTATCTCGAGGTCTCTCTCCGGTTGTACAGGCTGCTCAGGGACAGCGAGGCCTTCTGCAACCTCAACTGCAGCTCAGTGCGACTTGACAACGAGGAGAAGTTTACGGACTTCCCGGAGCTGCGTGTGTTTGGTAACGTTATGAAGAGGGCCCAGTGTCTCAAGCGGTGCAAACAGGGGCTGCCCGCCTTCAGACAGACCATGCCCAGCCGGGACACCGTGGAGGAGTTCGAGAAACGGGAACCATATAAATACCTGCAGTTCGCCTACTTCAAA tctgaTAACCTGGCCAAGGCAGTGTCTGCTGCCCACACCTTCCTCCTGAAGCACCCTGATGATGAGATGATGCAGAGGAACATGGCCTACTACAGGACTCTACCTGGAGCTGAAGAACACCTCACAGATCTGGAGACCAAGTCCTACGag ATGTTGTTTGTGCGAGCGGTGCGTGCGTATAACGGTGATAACTACCGTACCTCAGTGTCAGACATGGAGCTGGCTCTAAGGGATTTCTTCAAGGTCTACGACGAATGTCTGGCTGCTTCAGAAGGAGCCAGGGAGGTCAAAGACTTCAAAGACTTCTACCCCTCCATTGCTG accactacACAGAGGTGTTGGAGAGGAAGGTGAGGTGTGAGGCCGAGCTGACTCCTGTGGTTGGAGGATTCATCGTAGAGAAGTTTGTAGCAACCATGTACCACTACCTACAGTTCGCCTATTACAAAC TGAATGACCTGAAGAACGCGGTTCCGTGTGTGACCAGCTACATGTTGTTTGACCCCAGTGATGAGGTGATGAAGAACAACGTGGTATATTACCAGTACCACAGAGACAAATACGGACTCAGCGACGAAGATTTCCTACCTAGATCG gaggCAGTACGGTACTTGAACCAGACCACCATGCAGCTAGAGATGCTTGAGTTCTCCAGACAACACCTAGCGAGCGATGAcgag gggGAAGTGATGGAGTTTCTAGATGAGTTCCTGGATGCTTAG
- the susd5 gene encoding sushi domain-containing protein 5, with product MMARRIDRNLVSLSMFGYLVWLTVVSVVHADGRVFLLDQRNTSDSGGLAEAEHACASHDARLASAEELRHAVVECSFSPCTRGWLDGGSVGTTVCSNLGSALKAVDVKIENTTEDNTHLDVFCVKDKGVPCGDPPAFPNTHLQGHTGFEMGDELLYSCLPGHVLPSGHSAFSLLCDSCGEWYGLVQLCVKDKTEAHIDYEDKFTDDDHHLSYDTPTEEEDTQEEPVEEEMQEETAYVNVEEDTGEEGHRDQEQQEASFSMTEVEEQDVETGGEEEVQGGEELSVGEEEQQEENVGEGVVTGRKEEELEDSTDHPVDEEKQEEEQEEGMGMSEATEAPVSLLSQKHLFWFPSEAFQEAGHVEPTHLPVTQDTPPEGDNRVRASGSESEESKEDNSQPEETKDHDSHEGQFQQPIVHNDHDDHEDDVDHEHIDREYDHDDRTDPDHDESSEQVFDGEDHAVEHLDHGDPDTHDGHEHDNHESYDSEEAHREDQREHKEDDHEKGGAYDNGHDEHYNMGEHEEDDHIQYHSHGEHDDHEDHDHDDVTDHHDDDDHDHSDPSDHHDDHEDQDHVHDHDHLDDHEDQDHDHNDQDDHGHDDHDHDDHEDGHVVPPIGMTTGEPQNVTQEAAGGEPTASTDETWLDGYPVSQEETDTDKVGGGSTQEGVEPEVREEEEEGLVVVGVTDRPNEVEMSRPVPFTGVPQVPLSPTQEADPVEQDQDQVGGLSPKASPDSPLSPEATSSDSYSADYTTPSLTSSLDDITPRNAARPSPTDSWETTDHVHPFLEHGPAPTAWTDDVIDEEERGAEHNLTRHSGEREGEEGEREGKTGEAGCTGGEEDCPPPPPPSSGRGPTVAAIVIAVCTVALAAAVGAWCYRRKQQKSSMYEMNGKGQSHSRHGQQIEMQQKV from the exons gactacagtgtgtagtaacTTGGGCAGTGCTCTGAAGGCAGTGGATGTGAAGATAGAGAACACTACAGAGGACAACACACACCTGGATGTCTTCTGTGTCAAAGACAAGg GTGTTCCATGCGGAGACCCCCCTGCGTTCCCCAACACGCATCTCCAGGGCCACACCGGGTTTGAGATGGGGGACGAGCTGCTGTACTCCTGTCTACCTGGTCATGTGTTGCCCAGCGGCCACTCAGCCTTCAGCCTTCTGTGTGACAGCTGTGGAGAGTGGTACGGACTGGTACAGCTCTGTGTAAaag ACAAGACAGAGGCCCACATTGACTATGAAGATAAGTTCACTGATGACGATCACCACCTCTCCTACGACACCCCTACTGAGGAGGAGGACACACAGGAGGAACCGGTAGAAGAGGAGATGCAAGAGGAGACAGCATatgtaaatgtggaggaggacaCAGGAGAAGAGGGGCACAGGGATCAGGAGCAGCAGGAGGCCAGCTTCAGCATGACGGAAGTAGAGGAGCAGGATgtggagacgggaggagaggaggaagtgcagggaggagaggagctgtctgtgggagaggaggagcagcaggaggagaacgTGGGGGAAGGAGTGGTGACTGGAAGAAAGGAGGAGGAGCTGGAAGACTCGACAGACCATCCCGTCGAtgaggagaagcaggaggaggagcaggaggaggggatgggCATGTCGGAGGCGACTGAGGCGCCCGTCTCCCTGCTTTCCCAGAAGCACCTGTTCTGGTTCCCCTCAGAGGCCTTCCAGGAGGCGGGACATGTGGAACCCACTCACCTGCCAGTCACACAGGACACACCCCCTGAGGGAGACAACCGTGTCAGGGCCTCCGGCAGCGAATCAGAGGAGAGCAAGGAAGACAACAGCCAACCAGAGGAGACAAAGGATCATGACAGCCATGAGGGTCAATTCCAACAACCAATAGTCCACAATGACCATGATGACCATGAAGATGATGTTGACCATGAACATATTGACCGTGAATATGATCACGACGATCGAACAGATCCTGACCATGATGAAAGTTCTGAACAAGTTTTTGATGGTGAAGACCATGCCGTTGAACACCTTGACCACGGTGATCCTGACACCCATGATGGCCATGAACATGACAACCATGAAAGCTATGATAGTGAAGAGGCCCACCGTGAGGACCAAAGAGAACACAAGGAGGATGACCATGAGAAGGGGGGTGCGTATGACAACGGACACGACGAGCATTACAACATGGGTGAACACGAGGAGGATGACCACATTCAATATCACAGCCACGGTGAACATGATGATCATGAAGACCATGACCACGATGATGTAACGGATCACCATGACGATGATGATCATGACCACTCAGATCCTAGCGATCACCACGATGACCATGAAGACCAAGACCATGTCCACGACCATGATCACCTTGATGACCATGAAGACCAAGACCATGACCATAACGATCAAGATGATCATGGCCATGATGACCATGACCACGACGACCATGAAGATGGCCATGTAGTCCCTCCCATTGGAATGACAACAGGCGAGCCTCAGAATGTAACCCAGGAGGCGGCGGGAGGAGAACCCACAGCCAGCACAGACGAGACCTGGTTGGACGGCTACCCTGTCAGTCAGGAGGAGACTGACACTGATAAAGTGGGAGGAGGCTCCACACAGGAAGGGGTGGAGCCTGAGGtgcgagaggaggaagaggagggtctTGTGGTTGTCGGGGTGACGGACCGGCCCAATGAGGTGGAGATGAGTCGTCCCGTCCCATTCACGGGCGTCCCTCAGGTACCCCTGTCCCCCACGCAGGAGGCGGACCCTGTAGAGCAGGATCAGGACCAGGTGGGAGGACTCAGCCCTAAAGCCTCACCCGACTCACCCCTCTCCCCTGAGGCCACATCCTCAGATTCCTATTCAGCCGACTACACCACGCCCTCTCTGACATCATCGCTGGACGACATCACCCCCAGAAACGCAGCCAGGCCTTCTCCCACAGACTCCTGGGAAACCACGGATCATGTGCACCCCTTCCTGGAGCACGGCCCCGCCCCCACGGCGTGGACTGATGATGTCATTGACGAGGAGGAACGTGGAGCCGAGCACAACCTGACTCGACACagcggggagagggagggggaggaaggggagagggaaggcaAGACAGGGGAGGCAGGGTGTACCGGAGGTGAGGAGGACtgccctcctcccccccctccctcctccggCAGGGGGCCCACGGTGGCGGCCATTGTCATTGCTGTGTGCACGGTTGCCCTGGCAGCCGCCGTCGGTGCGTGGTGTTACCGACGGAAACAGCAGAAGAGCTCGATGTACGAGATGAACGGGAAGGGTCAGAGTCACAGCAGACATGGACAACAGATAGAGATGCAACAgaaggtctaa